Proteins co-encoded in one Deinococcus betulae genomic window:
- the rny gene encoding ribonuclease Y — MIWLWPIVALLLGLVGGFVWGQSRGARQRAEVDSRLQQEAQQEAQRIRTQAEDAARAMRVEADQTRQDATRKMQDAAERETQMARQSAGLDAQREQVSAQRAQLDTERSQAKQDAAQEREALATDRQDTRRERDELKREIERLNRRAEQLDARGEKLDTLEERLEDRARSLTVQEHDLSERARQADLRLYEVAGLSPEAARAEILGRLDAELEEEKAIRVKAMQERATAEARRTARHVVAQAIQRSASETSAALSVSVVPIPNDAMKGRLIGREGRNIRAFEALTGVDLIIDDTPEAVILSSFNPVRREVAKHVLDALVADGRIHPTRIEEMVHKAQDEMKVFMHAQGEEAAIESGVVGIKPGLVQLLGRMYFRTSYGQNVLKHSIQVAHLTGIMAGELGLDAGLARRAGLMHDVGKSIDREIDGTHVEIGINLAKRFGEPAEVIDAIAHHHDPENGETLYSVLVAAADAISAARPGARREELESYVRRLEQLEQIAVSFPGVQQAYAIQAGREVRVIVQPERVTDAQATLLAREIAGRVEQDMEYPGQVQVTVVRESRAVEVAR, encoded by the coding sequence ATGATTTGGCTTTGGCCCATCGTGGCGCTGCTGCTTGGATTGGTCGGGGGCTTTGTGTGGGGGCAGTCACGCGGCGCGCGCCAGCGGGCCGAGGTGGACAGCCGCCTTCAGCAGGAAGCCCAGCAAGAAGCGCAGCGCATTCGCACGCAGGCCGAGGACGCCGCGCGGGCCATGCGGGTAGAGGCCGACCAGACCAGGCAGGACGCCACCCGAAAAATGCAGGACGCCGCAGAACGGGAAACGCAGATGGCCCGTCAGAGCGCGGGTCTAGACGCCCAGCGCGAGCAGGTCAGCGCCCAGCGGGCCCAGCTGGACACCGAGCGCAGTCAGGCCAAGCAGGACGCCGCCCAGGAGCGTGAAGCCCTGGCCACAGACCGTCAGGACACCCGCCGCGAACGCGACGAGCTGAAGCGTGAAATCGAGCGCCTCAACCGCCGAGCTGAGCAGCTAGACGCCCGGGGTGAGAAGCTCGACACCTTGGAAGAACGCCTGGAAGACCGCGCCCGCAGCTTGACTGTGCAGGAACACGACCTATCTGAGCGGGCCCGGCAGGCCGACCTGCGGCTGTATGAGGTTGCAGGCCTCTCCCCCGAAGCCGCCCGCGCCGAGATTCTGGGCCGCCTGGACGCCGAACTGGAAGAGGAGAAGGCTATCCGGGTCAAGGCCATGCAGGAGCGGGCGACGGCGGAGGCGCGGCGCACGGCACGCCACGTGGTCGCGCAGGCCATCCAGCGCAGCGCCTCGGAGACGAGCGCTGCGCTGAGCGTTTCGGTGGTGCCGATTCCCAACGACGCCATGAAAGGCCGCCTGATTGGCCGCGAGGGCCGCAACATCCGCGCCTTTGAGGCCCTGACCGGCGTGGACCTGATTATTGACGACACCCCTGAAGCGGTCATTCTGTCCAGCTTCAACCCCGTGCGGCGCGAGGTCGCCAAGCATGTGTTGGACGCGCTGGTGGCCGACGGCCGCATTCACCCGACCCGCATTGAGGAAATGGTCCACAAGGCCCAGGATGAAATGAAGGTCTTCATGCACGCCCAGGGCGAGGAAGCCGCCATCGAGTCGGGTGTGGTGGGCATCAAGCCAGGGCTGGTGCAGCTACTAGGCCGCATGTACTTCCGCACCAGCTACGGCCAGAACGTCCTGAAACACTCCATTCAGGTGGCACACCTGACGGGCATCATGGCGGGCGAGTTGGGCTTAGACGCGGGCCTGGCCCGCCGCGCTGGCCTGATGCACGACGTGGGCAAGAGCATTGACCGCGAGATTGACGGCACCCACGTCGAGATTGGCATCAACCTCGCCAAGCGTTTCGGCGAACCCGCCGAGGTCATTGACGCCATTGCCCACCACCACGACCCCGAGAACGGCGAGACGCTGTACTCGGTGCTGGTGGCCGCCGCCGATGCCATCAGCGCGGCCCGGCCCGGCGCCCGCCGCGAAGAACTCGAATCGTATGTGCGCCGCCTGGAGCAGCTGGAGCAGATTGCGGTCTCGTTTCCTGGCGTGCAGCAGGCCTACGCCATTCAGGCCGGGCGTGAGGTCCGCGTAATTGTGCAGCCTGAAAGGGTCACCGACGCCCAGGCCACCCTGCTGGCCCGCGAGATTGCGGGGCGCGTGGAGCAGGACATGGAATACCCCGGCCAGGTGCAGGTGACCGTGGTGCGCGAGAGCCGCGCGGTGGAAGTGGCGAGGTAA
- a CDS encoding GNAT family N-acetyltransferase, whose amino-acid sequence MTAGWTLRPFTPADAPALAALLGLTGRVITPEALLAADAARPAEVPRRRLLVDERGEVLGGSQLRPFAFLPPTFRQVGVLVLPQWRGQGVGQRLWVDAKQAAEAEGAGGLSADVSDTDAASLAWAQRRGFAIHAHRFASELDLTAFDPTPFQADVQRAAAQGVNFTDLSSADESTMQRYLNFVPDRLTETPDLMGYPRWSLAQVRAELRLDRDPRPDWLVVALGPQGQWWGTSATLLFRDPPFVYNALTAIHPEARGRRLALPLKLEGIARAQAAGLTVMRTNNHASNVPMLAVNRRLGFEPRPGRYEVQRRL is encoded by the coding sequence GTGACCGCTGGATGGACCCTGCGGCCCTTCACGCCAGCAGACGCGCCCGCGTTGGCGGCGCTGCTGGGGCTGACTGGTCGCGTCATCACGCCAGAGGCGCTGCTGGCGGCTGACGCGGCGCGGCCAGCAGAGGTGCCAAGGCGCCGGCTGCTAGTAGATGAACGCGGTGAGGTGCTGGGCGGCTCTCAACTCCGCCCCTTCGCCTTCCTGCCGCCGACCTTCCGGCAAGTGGGTGTGCTGGTCTTGCCCCAGTGGCGCGGTCAGGGTGTAGGCCAGCGGCTCTGGGTTGACGCCAAACAGGCTGCCGAGGCTGAGGGAGCTGGTGGCCTGAGCGCCGATGTCTCGGACACCGACGCGGCTTCCCTGGCCTGGGCGCAGCGGCGCGGCTTTGCCATTCACGCCCACCGCTTCGCCTCAGAACTGGACCTGACCGCCTTTGACCCCACGCCTTTTCAGGCGGACGTCCAGCGGGCTGCTGCCCAGGGGGTCAACTTTACTGACCTGAGCAGCGCCGACGAGTCCACCATGCAGCGTTACCTGAATTTTGTGCCCGACCGTCTGACCGAGACGCCCGACCTAATGGGCTATCCGCGCTGGTCGCTGGCCCAGGTGCGCGCAGAACTGCGACTGGACCGTGACCCCCGGCCCGACTGGCTGGTGGTGGCCCTGGGTCCGCAGGGGCAGTGGTGGGGGACCTCGGCCACGCTTCTGTTTAGAGACCCGCCTTTTGTCTATAACGCCCTGACAGCCATTCATCCAGAAGCTCGTGGGCGCCGCCTGGCGCTGCCCCTCAAGCTGGAGGGCATTGCACGGGCCCAGGCCGCAGGGCTGACCGTCATGCGCACCAACAATCATGCGAGTAACGTGCCGATGCTGGCCGTGAACCGCCGTCTGGGGTTTGAGCCCCGCCCTGGCCGCTATGAGGTGCAGCGGCGGCTATAA
- a CDS encoding YqhA family protein, whose protein sequence is MKGRSAAGKRAAPVLSATRRRTLGGAFGFTRLIVELGVLSAFAFSLALFVAAIAQAYVTIRAALGRLGDAETTKTLIIAAVEQADTLLIGVALLIISFGLQSLFVSRIQNVPAWLHIESFDDLKQKLIGIVVVALAVNFFSVALEWKGGGDILVYGAALAAVILAVGTYSVILSRQGGHRVHPTAEAAPDRAQP, encoded by the coding sequence GTGAAGGGCCGGTCAGCGGCTGGAAAGCGGGCGGCGCCGGTCCTCAGTGCCACCCGGCGGCGCACTCTGGGGGGCGCTTTCGGCTTTACGCGGCTGATTGTCGAACTGGGGGTACTGAGTGCCTTCGCCTTCAGTCTGGCGCTGTTCGTGGCCGCCATCGCCCAGGCGTATGTGACTATCCGCGCCGCGCTGGGCCGCCTGGGCGACGCCGAAACCACCAAGACCCTGATTATCGCGGCGGTAGAGCAGGCCGACACCCTCCTGATTGGGGTGGCGCTGCTGATTATCTCGTTTGGGCTGCAAAGTCTGTTCGTCAGCCGCATACAGAACGTGCCGGCCTGGCTGCATATCGAATCGTTTGATGACCTGAAACAGAAACTGATCGGCATCGTGGTCGTGGCGCTGGCCGTGAATTTTTTCAGCGTGGCCCTGGAATGGAAGGGTGGCGGCGACATCCTGGTGTACGGCGCAGCGCTGGCGGCGGTCATTCTGGCGGTGGGCACCTATTCGGTCATTTTGAGCCGGCAGGGCGGTCACCGTGTCCACCCCACAGCGGAGGCTGCCCCGGACCGTGCCCAGCCTTGA
- the pyk gene encoding pyruvate kinase, whose protein sequence is MTDIDRATKIVATVGPASRSPEVLGRMIDAGMNVVRMNFSHGDREDHRQTVQMVRELAAQKGVAIGILQDLQGPKIRVGRFKDGAVTLHPGDKFIITMDDVEGDAERVSSTYKGLVHDVQQGMALLLDDGNMALRVDSVRGQEVHTTVVIGGVLKNNKGINVPEADLSVPALSEKDVQDMEFGAELGVDWVALSFVRSRDDLLLARHYLSRFGSRAKLMAKIEKPQAVDRFEDILKEVDGIMVARGDLGVEMRPEQVPTIQKRLIRLCREAGKPVITATQMLESMINLPRPTRAEASDVANAIYDGTDAVMLSAESAAGLYPVESVAMMARIAHEAEDSEHYKMLQRQLVIDTELAQDAIASSACNIGEKLDSPAIVTFTSTGGAASRIAKNRPPLAILALTPNEQTRNQLALVWGVVPVLSEDPRNTDDMVRIANDELRRSGLADVGDRYVITAGVPFGVRGTTNMLRVERLREDQLRL, encoded by the coding sequence ATGACAGATATTGACCGCGCCACCAAGATCGTGGCGACCGTCGGCCCCGCCAGCCGTTCCCCAGAGGTTCTGGGCCGCATGATTGATGCGGGCATGAACGTCGTGCGCATGAACTTCAGCCACGGGGACCGCGAGGACCACCGCCAGACAGTGCAGATGGTGCGCGAACTGGCCGCCCAGAAAGGCGTGGCCATCGGCATTCTGCAGGACCTGCAAGGCCCAAAGATTCGCGTGGGCCGCTTCAAGGACGGCGCCGTGACCCTGCACCCCGGCGACAAGTTCATCATCACGATGGACGACGTTGAAGGCGACGCCGAGCGCGTCTCCAGCACCTACAAAGGGCTGGTGCATGACGTGCAGCAGGGCATGGCCTTGCTGCTTGACGACGGCAACATGGCCCTGCGCGTGGACAGTGTGCGTGGCCAGGAGGTGCACACCACCGTCGTGATTGGCGGTGTGCTGAAGAACAACAAGGGCATCAACGTGCCCGAGGCCGACCTCTCGGTGCCGGCGCTGTCCGAAAAAGACGTGCAGGACATGGAATTTGGCGCCGAGCTGGGCGTGGACTGGGTGGCCCTGAGCTTCGTGCGGTCGCGCGACGACCTGCTGCTGGCCCGCCACTACCTGTCGCGCTTCGGCAGCCGCGCCAAGCTGATGGCCAAGATCGAAAAGCCTCAGGCCGTGGACCGCTTCGAGGACATCCTGAAGGAAGTGGACGGCATCATGGTGGCGCGCGGCGACCTGGGCGTGGAGATGCGCCCCGAGCAGGTGCCCACCATCCAGAAGCGTTTGATTCGCCTGTGCCGTGAGGCCGGCAAGCCGGTCATCACCGCCACGCAGATGCTGGAAAGCATGATTAACCTGCCCCGGCCCACGCGCGCTGAGGCGTCGGACGTGGCAAACGCCATTTACGACGGCACCGACGCCGTGATGCTCTCGGCGGAATCGGCGGCGGGGCTGTATCCCGTGGAGTCGGTCGCCATGATGGCCCGCATCGCCCATGAAGCCGAGGACAGCGAGCACTATAAGATGCTTCAGCGGCAACTGGTGATTGACACTGAACTGGCGCAGGACGCCATTGCTTCTTCGGCTTGCAACATCGGCGAGAAGCTGGATTCGCCGGCCATCGTGACCTTTACCAGCACCGGCGGCGCCGCCTCGCGGATAGCCAAGAACCGCCCGCCCCTGGCCATCCTGGCCCTGACGCCCAACGAACAGACCCGCAACCAGCTGGCCCTGGTGTGGGGTGTGGTGCCGGTCCTGAGCGAAGACCCTCGGAATACCGACGACATGGTGCGGATTGCCAACGATGAGCTGCGCCGCAGCGGCCTGGCCGATGTCGGCGACCGGTATGTCATTACCGCTGGCGTGCCGTTTGGCGTGCGCGGCACCACCAACATGCTGCGTGTGGAGCGGCTGCGCGAGGACCAACTGCGGTTGTAG
- a CDS encoding single-stranded DNA-binding protein yields MARGMNHVYLIGALARDPELRYTPSGTAVFEATVAGEDHLMGNDGRERKLPWYHRVSILGKPAEWQAERNLKGGDAVLVEGSLEYSQWEAPEGGKRSMVRVKALRMEQLGTQPELVQDAGGGVRMGSGMNEVVLIGNVTRDPDLRYTPAGDAVLGLGLAVNETWTDRQGQKQEKTHWIDVTLWRDLAESMKDLRKGDPVLVRGRLVNEAWTDRDGNKRNSTKVEATRVEALSRGAASPNSGYAAATPAGPRPQTASSAARPQSGGSSQPSRAATTGNRSGGLDIDQGLDDFPPDEEDLPF; encoded by the coding sequence ATGGCCCGAGGCATGAACCACGTTTACCTGATTGGCGCACTCGCCCGCGACCCTGAACTGCGCTACACCCCCAGCGGGACCGCCGTATTCGAAGCCACTGTGGCTGGTGAAGACCACCTCATGGGCAACGACGGCCGCGAACGCAAACTGCCGTGGTATCACCGCGTCTCTATTCTGGGCAAACCTGCCGAGTGGCAGGCCGAACGCAACCTGAAAGGCGGCGACGCCGTGCTGGTTGAAGGCAGCCTGGAATACAGCCAGTGGGAAGCCCCGGAAGGCGGCAAACGCAGCATGGTGCGCGTCAAGGCCCTGCGCATGGAACAGCTGGGCACCCAGCCCGAGCTGGTGCAGGACGCCGGAGGCGGCGTTCGCATGGGCAGCGGCATGAACGAAGTGGTGCTGATTGGGAACGTCACCCGTGACCCCGACCTGCGCTATACCCCCGCCGGCGACGCGGTGCTTGGACTCGGCCTGGCCGTGAACGAGACCTGGACAGACCGGCAAGGGCAGAAGCAGGAAAAGACCCACTGGATTGACGTGACGCTGTGGCGCGACCTCGCTGAAAGCATGAAGGACCTCCGCAAAGGGGATCCGGTGCTCGTGCGTGGCCGCCTGGTGAACGAGGCGTGGACCGACCGTGACGGCAACAAGCGCAATTCCACCAAAGTAGAGGCGACGCGAGTCGAAGCCCTGTCCCGAGGCGCGGCCAGCCCCAATTCCGGGTACGCCGCAGCCACCCCCGCCGGACCTCGCCCCCAGACCGCGAGCAGTGCGGCGCGTCCCCAGAGCGGCGGCTCTAGCCAGCCGAGCCGGGCAGCGACCACGGGGAACCGTTCGGGCGGCTTAGATATTGATCAAGGTCTCGACGACTTCCCGCCAGACGAGGAAGACCTGCCGTTTTAA
- a CDS encoding MOSC domain-containing protein, with protein sequence MKTMHELRATFAGPGRVDWLGLRPARRAPVQRVPEVQAHPLVGLIGDHGKLAPPRLTALTGETGEAAPASRAAPVPGGPGRRQVTLIQAEHLPVIAALAGCAEVTPEQLRRNIVVSGLPLLALKDRRFQIGEVILEGTGECHPCSRMEENLGEGGYNAVRGHGGLTARVIQGGVIREGDEVRPLAGDGAL encoded by the coding sequence GTGAAAACCATGCACGAACTGCGCGCGACCTTTGCCGGGCCGGGCCGGGTGGACTGGCTGGGGCTGCGGCCCGCGCGGCGCGCGCCTGTCCAGCGGGTGCCCGAAGTTCAGGCGCACCCCCTGGTCGGGCTGATCGGTGACCACGGCAAGCTGGCCCCGCCCCGGCTGACGGCGCTGACCGGCGAAACGGGAGAGGCGGCCCCGGCCAGCCGCGCGGCCCCTGTGCCGGGTGGGCCGGGCCGCCGCCAGGTCACGCTGATTCAGGCGGAACATCTGCCAGTAATTGCTGCCCTTGCAGGCTGCGCCGAAGTCACGCCAGAGCAACTGCGGCGCAACATCGTGGTCAGTGGCCTGCCGCTCTTGGCCCTGAAAGACCGGCGGTTTCAGATAGGCGAGGTGATTCTCGAAGGCACGGGTGAGTGCCACCCCTGCTCGCGCATGGAAGAGAATCTGGGCGAAGGCGGATACAACGCTGTGCGCGGTCACGGTGGCCTGACGGCCCGCGTGATTCAGGGCGGTGTCATCCGGGAAGGGGATGAGGTGCGGCCCCTGGCAGGGGACGGAGCGCTGTGA
- the rpsR gene encoding 30S ribosomal protein S18, translated as MTQGNSAERKPRGKGPKRPRKPKVDPFSIGELEITDYKDVKMLRRFVSDTGKILPRRRTGLSAKHQRRIAQTIKIARQLALLPYTEKLVRK; from the coding sequence ATGACCCAAGGAAACAGCGCCGAGCGCAAGCCGCGCGGCAAGGGGCCCAAGCGCCCCCGCAAGCCCAAGGTTGACCCGTTCTCCATCGGAGAGCTGGAAATTACCGACTACAAAGACGTGAAGATGCTGCGCCGTTTTGTCAGCGACACCGGCAAGATTCTTCCCCGCCGCCGCACGGGCCTCTCGGCCAAGCACCAGCGCCGCATCGCGCAGACGATTAAAATCGCCCGCCAGCTGGCCCTGCTGCCCTACACCGAGAAGCTCGTCCGGAAATAA
- the tyrS gene encoding tyrosine--tRNA ligase translates to MNEIRRNLPVNEQLESLKRGVVDLVSEDDLRRKLERSRETGVPLRVKLGADPTRPDLHLGHAVILRKMRQFQDLGHKVIMLIGDFTAMIGDPSGKSKTRPPLTLEQTRENARSYLEQCRLVLRDEPEVLEIRYNGEWLEPMGYADVIRLASRYTVARIMERDDFKKRFEGGVPIAVHELLYPLTQGYDSVALEADVELGGTDQLFNNLVGRALQRDYAQEPQVVMTLPLLVGLDGTEKMSKSLDNYIGLTDEPHAMFAGLMKVPDPLLENYFTLLTDLPRDQVEALLAGHPVAAHRELARAVVAWFHPEADLAAAEARFKAVAKGGIPENLPVVPVPASELNDEGRISLAKLVVLAGLEPSNGAARKLMQNKGLKLNGETFTDPQGTLSRDQLSAEGGAVLQRGKDKFARLVLGVGHL, encoded by the coding sequence ATGAACGAGATTCGCCGGAACCTGCCTGTCAACGAACAACTGGAGAGCCTGAAGCGCGGCGTGGTGGATCTGGTCAGCGAGGATGACCTGCGCCGCAAGCTGGAGCGCAGCCGCGAGACGGGCGTGCCGCTGCGGGTAAAGCTGGGGGCCGACCCCACCCGCCCCGACCTGCACCTGGGCCACGCGGTCATCCTGCGCAAGATGCGCCAGTTTCAGGACCTTGGGCACAAGGTCATCATGCTGATCGGCGACTTCACGGCCATGATCGGGGACCCCAGCGGCAAGAGTAAAACCCGCCCGCCCCTGACCCTGGAACAGACGCGCGAAAACGCCCGCAGCTACCTCGAACAGTGCCGCCTGGTGCTGCGGGACGAGCCCGAGGTGCTGGAAATCCGTTACAACGGCGAGTGGCTCGAACCCATGGGCTACGCCGACGTGATTCGCCTGGCCAGCCGCTACACGGTGGCCCGCATCATGGAGCGCGATGATTTTAAAAAGCGCTTTGAGGGCGGCGTGCCCATCGCTGTGCATGAACTGCTGTACCCGCTGACCCAGGGTTACGACTCGGTGGCGCTGGAAGCCGACGTGGAACTGGGCGGCACCGATCAGCTGTTTAACAACCTCGTGGGCCGGGCCCTGCAGCGTGACTACGCCCAGGAGCCGCAGGTGGTCATGACCCTGCCGCTGCTGGTGGGCCTGGACGGCACCGAGAAGATGTCCAAGAGCCTGGACAATTACATCGGCCTGACCGACGAGCCGCACGCCATGTTTGCCGGCCTGATGAAGGTGCCCGACCCGCTGCTGGAAAACTACTTCACCCTGCTGACGGATCTGCCACGTGACCAGGTAGAAGCCCTGCTGGCTGGCCACCCCGTCGCCGCCCACCGCGAGCTGGCGCGCGCTGTGGTGGCCTGGTTTCACCCTGAGGCGGACCTGGCTGCGGCTGAGGCCCGGTTCAAGGCCGTGGCCAAGGGCGGCATTCCAGAAAATCTTCCCGTAGTGCCCGTTCCTGCCAGCGAGCTGAATGACGAAGGGCGCATCAGCCTGGCCAAACTGGTCGTCCTGGCCGGCCTGGAACCCAGCAACGGCGCGGCCCGCAAACTGATGCAGAACAAAGGCCTGAAGTTGAATGGCGAGACCTTCACGGACCCACAGGGCACCCTGAGCCGTGACCAGCTCTCGGCAGAGGGCGGCGCGGTGCTTCAGAGGGGCAAGGACAAGTTCGCGCGGCTGGTCCTGGGCGTAGGCCACCTCTGA
- a CDS encoding tRNA (adenine(22)-N(1))-methyltransferase TrmK, which produces MPSLDARLSAVLALVQARCHADIGSDHAHLPLRLLQLGRIERGIIVELNPGPLAHARRNVARAGLGERLEVRAGDGLAPLALGEVDSVSITGMGAQTMLGILTREPLRVPPALVLQPNDSAEPLRRWAWAHGYGLRQEALVAGHWAYPVLRLERRPGPDPVYDGLPLDVALRYGPHLLRCGDALLRQQVQADVHRLTPLAAPGRPAQADLSLAQTALDLLETL; this is translated from the coding sequence GTGCCCAGCCTTGACGCCCGGCTTTCGGCAGTGCTGGCCCTGGTGCAGGCGAGGTGTCACGCCGATATCGGCAGTGATCACGCACACCTGCCCCTGCGCCTGCTTCAGCTGGGCCGAATTGAGCGCGGCATCATCGTGGAGCTGAATCCTGGCCCGCTGGCCCATGCGCGCCGGAATGTGGCGCGTGCCGGCCTGGGGGAGCGGCTGGAGGTCCGTGCGGGTGACGGCCTCGCCCCACTGGCGCTGGGCGAGGTAGACAGTGTCAGCATCACGGGGATGGGCGCCCAGACCATGCTGGGCATCCTAACCCGCGAGCCGCTGCGGGTGCCGCCCGCCCTTGTCTTGCAGCCCAACGACAGCGCTGAGCCGCTGCGCCGCTGGGCCTGGGCGCACGGGTATGGGCTGCGGCAGGAGGCGCTAGTGGCGGGCCACTGGGCCTACCCCGTGTTGCGTCTGGAGCGTAGACCTGGCCCCGACCCGGTCTACGACGGGCTACCGCTGGATGTGGCGCTGCGCTACGGGCCGCACCTGCTGAGGTGCGGGGACGCGCTGCTCAGGCAACAGGTGCAGGCAGATGTGCACCGCCTGACGCCTCTGGCCGCGCCCGGTCGCCCCGCCCAGGCTGACCTGAGCCTGGCCCAGACCGCGCTTGACCTCCTAGAAACGCTCTAA
- a CDS encoding DinB family protein, whose protein sequence is MTQATQQDTQHPLDGILDILKEAVEGGQAGKPTAFLDGTKADGSGNHGLLATLEALKAEQASREVLGTTVAAHTAHTAYHMEVIVRWERDRDRGPFDWQGSFQPAQVDAAEWDAQRARLRAAYEALLAFTGTQLEEPVTGDSAGGLTGGVAHVAYHLGAIRQLVKGV, encoded by the coding sequence ATGACACAGGCAACCCAGCAGGACACGCAGCATCCCCTCGACGGCATCCTCGACATCCTGAAAGAGGCGGTGGAAGGCGGCCAGGCCGGGAAGCCCACCGCCTTTCTGGACGGCACTAAGGCAGACGGCAGCGGCAATCACGGGCTGCTGGCGACCCTGGAGGCCCTGAAGGCCGAGCAGGCCAGCCGTGAGGTGTTGGGGACCACGGTGGCTGCCCACACCGCCCACACCGCGTATCACATGGAAGTCATTGTGCGCTGGGAGCGCGACCGTGACCGCGGCCCCTTTGACTGGCAGGGCAGCTTTCAGCCGGCGCAGGTGGACGCCGCCGAGTGGGATGCCCAGCGTGCCCGGTTGCGCGCGGCTTACGAAGCTCTGCTGGCGTTTACGGGCACACAACTGGAGGAACCCGTGACCGGCGACTCTGCTGGCGGGCTGACCGGCGGGGTGGCGCATGTGGCCTATCACCTGGGAGCCATCCGGCAACTCGTTAAAGGCGTGTGA
- the rpsF gene encoding 30S ribosomal protein S6: MNQYDLNLILNPNLSAEQVGIEKEYIEATVKNAGGEISNLDELGNRRLAYAVNKDREGYYLMYTIKSSGNPEQNIASTLRLRDHVRRVLVVKDRPEWKTKKA, translated from the coding sequence ATGAACCAGTACGACCTGAACCTGATTCTGAACCCTAACCTCAGCGCCGAGCAGGTGGGCATCGAGAAGGAATACATCGAAGCCACTGTGAAAAACGCCGGCGGGGAAATCAGTAACCTGGACGAACTCGGCAACCGCCGACTCGCCTACGCCGTGAACAAGGACCGTGAGGGCTACTACCTGATGTACACCATCAAGAGCAGTGGTAACCCTGAGCAGAACATTGCCAGCACCCTGCGCCTGCGTGACCACGTGCGCCGCGTCCTGGTGGTCAAAGACCGCCCGGAATGGAAGACCAAGAAGGCCTGA
- the rplI gene encoding 50S ribosomal protein L9, whose translation MQIILLEPGKLGKTGDIVNVKDGYARNWLIPQGIAAPATKTNMKSLEARVRSRQKTQAAEKASAEDLASRLNGVAVELSVRAGEGKIYGAVTHADVAGALDKLGFDVDKRRIDMPKTVKEIGEYDIAYRAHPEVTIPMKLVVHATK comes from the coding sequence ATGCAGATTATTCTTCTTGAACCCGGCAAGCTGGGCAAAACCGGCGATATCGTGAACGTCAAAGATGGCTACGCGCGCAACTGGCTGATTCCTCAGGGCATCGCCGCGCCGGCCACCAAGACCAACATGAAGAGCCTGGAGGCCCGCGTCCGTTCCCGCCAGAAGACCCAGGCAGCCGAAAAGGCCAGCGCCGAGGACCTCGCCAGCCGCCTGAATGGCGTGGCCGTGGAACTGAGCGTGCGCGCCGGCGAAGGCAAGATCTACGGCGCCGTGACCCACGCCGACGTGGCCGGGGCCCTGGACAAGCTGGGCTTTGATGTGGACAAGCGCCGCATTGACATGCCCAAGACGGTCAAGGAAATCGGCGAGTACGACATTGCCTACCGCGCCCACCCCGAAGTGACCATCCCCATGAAACTCGTGGTGCACGCCACGAAGTAA